The following coding sequences are from one Ramlibacter henchirensis window:
- a CDS encoding SRPBCC family protein, with protein MASICKRFDVAASPDEAWQAVADFGALHTRLVPGFVTACSLEEGGALRLVTFANGMQVRERLVTRDDAARRLVYRTEGGRTSHYNAAVEVLERAGGGSRMVWTVDLLPDELAPAVEGMMGMGVKAMEKALTAQPGATPAGQA; from the coding sequence ATGGCTTCGATCTGCAAACGATTCGATGTGGCCGCTTCGCCCGACGAGGCGTGGCAGGCCGTCGCCGACTTCGGCGCGCTGCACACGCGGCTCGTTCCCGGCTTCGTCACCGCGTGCAGCCTGGAAGAAGGCGGAGCGCTGCGGCTGGTCACCTTCGCCAACGGGATGCAGGTGCGCGAGCGGCTGGTCACGCGCGACGACGCGGCGCGGCGGCTGGTCTACAGGACCGAGGGCGGCCGCACGAGCCACTACAACGCCGCGGTCGAGGTCCTTGAGCGCGCCGGCGGCGGCAGCCGCATGGTGTGGACGGTGGACCTGCTGCCCGACGAACTCGCGCCCGCGGTCGAAGGGATGATGGGCATGGGCGTGAAGGCGATGGAGAAGGCCCTCACGGCTCAGCCCGGGGCAACGCCGGCAGG